The genomic region TACTATAAATCGATCatttaaattcaaaaaattgaTATTTTTTGCTTGGTATGGGCATTTACCGAGGGGCACCGAGTACGTGGTAACCACAGGAAATCTTAAAATTTcgaccggtaaccaaaaccttggaaACCATGATCCACGGGCACACTCTATCTAGCTAAACTAGGCCCAATGCGACACCAAATGACACGAAAATGCCAGCACTAGCCTCGCAAGTTTAACACACGTTCGTGCGTGCATACTTTCCCTCTCGCTCTCATCCATGGGCAGGGCAGCTGACCTAACTGTGACTCCGTAACCGACAGGCCTAAATGTCAAATACGTACTCCACATCCGTCGTACGAAACCTACTGTACACGGATGGTTAGGTGTAGTGTCCacgcccttttcttcttctctgGTGATCATGCCGGCCACAGATAGCAAGCAGAATCCGTCTATAAATGGCTCGTGTCCCTCTAATCCGTTCACCAAATTAAGCCCGCGCTCACACTGCTCGAGGTCGCAAAGTGTCAGAGAGTACTCGAGGTCACATAGTGCTAGAAAAAACTAGAATCGGATCGATGGAGATTACGAGCAGCACAATGGTGAAGCCGGTGTACGTCGTGCCGCACCCGCTTGTCGGCGAGAAGGTGCCGCTGACCGTCTTCGACCGCGCCGCGCTGGACATCTTCGTCCCCACCGTGCTCGCCTACCCCGCGCCGGCGCCGTCTAACGAGGCGCTCAGGGAGGGGCTCCTCAAGGCCGTCGCGCCGTACCCTCACCTCGCGGGGCGCCTCGCCCTCGACGACCACGGCCGGCGCTTCCTCCACGTCAACAACGAGGGCGTGCTCCTGATCGAGGCCACCGTCCCGGTCGACCTTGCGGACGTGCTCGTCGACGGCCGCATGGCCGCTGGCGTCGAGGACCTCTACCCTACGTTACCAGAGGTATTTCTTGCTTGATTTTGCTTCTATCACGACTCACGTCACATCCATGCACATCGTGCATGCATGTACTAAGCTTCTGGCTGCAAGTGCTTATTtgatttattttttgttgcatATACAGGAGAACATCGGGGCGGCGCTGCTGCAGATCCAGCTCAACAGGTACAAGTGCGGCGGCCTCGTGGTCGGCATCAGCTGCCACCACCACACCGCCGACGGCCATTCCATGAGCATGTTCTTCACCGCGTGGGCGACGGCGGTGCGCGAGGGCAAGGACTTCACCACGCCGACCCCGTTCCTCGGCCGTGCGAGAACTGCGTTGCCTCGAATCACGCCGACGCCGGTGTTCGATCACCGGTCACTGGAGTTCACGTGCGGAGATGGAGACGCCTACGCCGTCGTCCCCATGGACAGGATCAAAAACCTCACTCTGCATTTCACGGCCGAGTTCGTCGCCGACCTCAAATCCCGGGTGGGCACCCGTTGCAGCACGTTCCAGTGCCTACTAGCGCACGTCTGGAAGAAGCTCACGGCGGCGCGGGACCTGAAGCCCGAGGAGTTCACCAAGGTGAGGGTGGCCGTGAACTGCAGGGGCAGGACCGACCCTCCCGTGCCGATGGACTTCTTCGGGAACATGGTGCTCTGGGCTTTTCCAAGGCTGCAGGTCCGGGACATCCTGAACTCGAGCTACGGCAGCGTGGTCGGCGTCATCCGGGACGCCGTGGCGCGCATCGACGACGAGTACGTGCAGTCCTTCCTGGACTTCGGCGGAGTGGCGGACGCGAACGGGGAGGAGCTCGTCGCGACGGCGGCCGCTGCCGGCACGATGTTCTGCCCGGACGCAGAGGTGGACAGCTGGCTGGGATTCAGGTTCCACCAGCTCGATTTTGGCACCGGCGCACCGTCCGCTTTCGTCCCGCCAGACTTGCCTTTCGAGGGGCTCATGATCTTCATGCCGTCGCGCAAGGCGAACGGCGGCGTCGACCTCTTCATGGCCGTCGCCGAGGAGCACGTCGCGGCGTTCGAGCAGATCTGCTACTCGTTAGACTGATCGACCCGCCAGGGGCAAGTTGGAATCGCTTGCATTCATGGATGCATGTCATTAGAAACGTCACGTTTATTACTACGAAACAATTGCACTGGAACTATGCAGTGTATGTACAGTATGTAGATGTTACCTGTAAAATCACCTGCACTTGAGTTGTTAGCCAAAAACGTGGAGGTTGACCTGTATAAGTAGTTCGGTCATCTAAGAATAAAAATATTTACGAGAACTCTTTCTTTAAAACCTTTTTTGAGATCTCTTAGTTGTTGGAGTGTCTACTGATATTTGATTTAAGAAGGATAAAAAGAATCTTTCGACCCCATTATTGTGTTTTGGGAATGGCTAGATGTAAGTTGACTGATTTTCAAACGAGGGCTGCTATGGAGACGATAAAAATAAGGCCGATTCCCGGTCGATACGCTGCGGCCCCCATTAGATGCAGTTAGCGAGCACTTGTACTCCGCTGGATTGCAGCGTTGTTTGCATATCGGCCGGGAACTGTCATGTGCCCGGCAGATTCGTTTTCAAATTTGGGTCACTCGATCGTTTTGAGCCGTTGGATGTAGATCGAACAGTGGgcagcccttcttcttcctccagctaaTCACCATCCCTGGACTACTGCACCGATCGCCGGCCGAACCGCCTGCCACCACTACCCGCGGCCGACGGCGCTCCCGCGCAGCCTCGCCGTACCACCCTCCCCCTAACCGCGGCCCACCGCCGTGCTGCCGCCCATGGCCATCCCTCTAGCATCGGCAATGACCGGTTTTTCTCCGGTGAACTTGCACCACGGCCCCACCACCATCATTCTTCCGCCCCACCTCCCACTCTAAGATGATGGGGTAGCCCTCCGGCGAGccgcttccttctccttccttccctccagccaccttccttctccttccttccttcaAAATCGACTAACCACAAATAGCTAAAGTCAGTCAACTGACATTTAGCTATtgtgttctgttttatttcat from Triticum aestivum cultivar Chinese Spring chromosome 4A, IWGSC CS RefSeq v2.1, whole genome shotgun sequence harbors:
- the LOC123081514 gene encoding tryptamine benzoyltransferase 1 yields the protein MEITSSTMVKPVYVVPHPLVGEKVPLTVFDRAALDIFVPTVLAYPAPAPSNEALREGLLKAVAPYPHLAGRLALDDHGRRFLHVNNEGVLLIEATVPVDLADVLVDGRMAAGVEDLYPTLPEENIGAALLQIQLNRYKCGGLVVGISCHHHTADGHSMSMFFTAWATAVREGKDFTTPTPFLGRARTALPRITPTPVFDHRSLEFTCGDGDAYAVVPMDRIKNLTLHFTAEFVADLKSRVGTRCSTFQCLLAHVWKKLTAARDLKPEEFTKVRVAVNCRGRTDPPVPMDFFGNMVLWAFPRLQVRDILNSSYGSVVGVIRDAVARIDDEYVQSFLDFGGVADANGEELVATAAAAGTMFCPDAEVDSWLGFRFHQLDFGTGAPSAFVPPDLPFEGLMIFMPSRKANGGVDLFMAVAEEHVAAFEQICYSLD